From a single Alkalihalophilus pseudofirmus genomic region:
- a CDS encoding glutamate-5-semialdehyde dehydrogenase — MNEVYTKAKNAKEIAHLLANLTTDQKNAALKVIADELRINQEFLINENAKDVETQRANGMSETMIDRLTLTADRLEEIASAAEQVAELNDPVGEVTSEWERPNGLHIQNVRVPLGVVGMIYEARPNVTVDAAALCLKTGNAVILRGSSTAIHSNIALVNVLQGALKKVSLPVETIQLIEDTNRATAEHLFTCNEYVDVLIPRGGASLIQAVIEKATVPVIETGVGNCHIYVDHSADFELTKSIVVNAKTQRPSVCNAAETVIIHQDFANEHLQSLLDQLEERGVTFFGDQTACSMDERVKEATESDWADEYLDLKLAVRIVPSIDEAIGHIRKYGTKHSEAIISETKEHVHIFQNFVDAAAIYHNASTRFTDGFEFGFGAEIGISTQKLHARGPMGLNALTSNKYLILGNGQIKG, encoded by the coding sequence ATGAATGAAGTATACACAAAAGCAAAAAATGCAAAAGAAATTGCCCATCTTTTAGCAAACTTAACAACAGATCAAAAAAATGCTGCTCTCAAAGTCATTGCTGATGAACTTAGAATAAACCAGGAATTTTTAATAAATGAAAATGCAAAAGATGTAGAAACTCAAAGAGCAAACGGGATGAGTGAAACGATGATTGACCGCCTTACTCTTACTGCAGACCGTTTAGAAGAAATTGCCTCTGCCGCTGAACAAGTAGCAGAACTAAATGACCCTGTAGGTGAAGTGACGAGTGAATGGGAAAGACCTAACGGGCTTCATATTCAAAACGTACGCGTGCCGCTAGGAGTTGTCGGCATGATTTATGAAGCAAGGCCGAATGTCACAGTTGATGCAGCGGCCTTATGTCTAAAAACAGGAAATGCAGTCATTTTACGAGGCAGCTCTACAGCCATTCATTCTAATATAGCCCTAGTCAATGTATTACAAGGCGCGCTTAAAAAGGTTTCACTTCCTGTAGAGACGATTCAGTTAATTGAAGATACAAATCGAGCGACGGCGGAACACCTATTTACATGCAACGAATATGTAGATGTACTTATTCCACGAGGGGGAGCTTCCTTAATTCAGGCAGTCATTGAAAAAGCAACCGTCCCAGTCATTGAGACAGGTGTAGGAAATTGTCACATCTATGTTGATCATTCAGCTGATTTCGAGCTAACAAAATCAATTGTCGTCAACGCGAAAACACAGCGTCCATCTGTATGTAATGCAGCAGAAACAGTAATCATCCATCAAGACTTTGCAAATGAACATTTACAAAGTCTGCTTGACCAACTTGAAGAAAGAGGGGTAACCTTTTTCGGAGATCAGACTGCTTGTTCAATGGATGAGCGCGTTAAGGAAGCCACAGAATCTGATTGGGCAGATGAATATTTAGATTTAAAACTTGCTGTTCGAATCGTCCCTTCTATTGATGAAGCGATTGGACATATACGAAAATACGGCACAAAACATTCTGAAGCCATCATCAGCGAGACTAAAGAACATGTCCATATATTCCAAAATTTTGTGGATGCAGCTGCTATTTATCACAACGCGTCAACCAGGTTTACGGATGGATTTGAATTTGGTTTTGGGGCCGAAATTGGAATAAGCACACAGAAATTACATGCTAGAGGGCCAATGGGACTGAACGCCCTGACTTCAAACAAATACCTGATTTTAGGGAACGGACAAATTAAAGGATAG
- a CDS encoding NAD(P)-dependent oxidoreductase — translation MNLPVMMDLEGREVTVVGGGRVACRQIKKLRLQRAAIHLISPDIIAEIEDLVRAGEVSFEKREVKPNESFSSDLLILATNDQELNEALYHNREARQWVYNASNQVKSDIHFPHTLQKGDLTITVSTNGASPFYAKELSKQIENQLPVDIEDQLLFLKWARDQIKSASLNSVDKKDLLTQMVHPNWLNDKEREEKLLIKVKKSSMK, via the coding sequence ATGAATCTTCCTGTGATGATGGACCTTGAGGGACGGGAAGTAACGGTAGTTGGAGGGGGAAGAGTGGCGTGCCGCCAAATAAAGAAGCTTCGGCTTCAAAGAGCAGCCATTCATCTTATTTCGCCAGATATTATTGCAGAAATCGAAGACCTAGTTAGAGCAGGTGAAGTGAGCTTTGAAAAACGTGAAGTTAAGCCGAATGAATCGTTCTCATCTGACCTGCTCATTCTAGCTACCAATGATCAAGAATTAAATGAGGCGCTTTATCATAACCGGGAAGCTAGACAATGGGTCTATAATGCCTCAAATCAAGTAAAAAGTGATATCCACTTTCCTCACACTTTACAAAAAGGGGATTTAACGATTACAGTTTCAACAAATGGGGCAAGTCCGTTCTATGCTAAAGAGCTCTCAAAACAAATCGAAAACCAATTGCCAGTTGATATTGAAGATCAGCTCTTATTTTTAAAATGGGCAAGAGATCAGATTAAAAGCGCGTCTTTAAATTCAGTTGATAAAAAAGATCTGCTTACTCAAATGGTTCATCCTAATTGGCTTAACGATAAAGAGCGTGAAGAGAAGCTTCTGATTAAAGTAAAGAAATCAAGCATGAAATAA
- the folE2 gene encoding GTP cyclohydrolase FolE2, with the protein MMNRQLPPKAERHRHFGSVEPIEGTKPKEKDQMPDLQNKPDDYYFPIQKVGISKVKYPVMIESALAPTTQTTTAEFAMTTSLDAEFKGINMSRLTEQLHMYFQTHLLSIETLREFAAILAREMKQKASDVKVTFPWFFTKSSPSMKKEGMAHADVTFDVSFNEETGYTSKITLVAAVTTLCPCSKEISEYSAHNQRGFVTMSAVVDDVEDIDWKQALLEAAESNASSILYPVLKRPDEKAVTEHAYENPRFVEDLVRLVASDLYENEAIRSFEIECRNEESIHQHDAIAQLSFSKE; encoded by the coding sequence ATGATGAATAGACAATTGCCGCCTAAAGCTGAAAGGCACCGTCATTTCGGCTCAGTGGAACCAATTGAAGGAACAAAGCCTAAAGAAAAAGATCAGATGCCAGATCTTCAAAATAAACCAGATGACTATTATTTCCCTATTCAAAAAGTAGGTATTTCAAAGGTCAAGTATCCTGTGATGATTGAATCGGCCCTAGCACCAACAACTCAAACGACTACAGCCGAATTTGCCATGACGACAAGCTTAGATGCAGAATTCAAAGGGATTAACATGAGCCGTTTAACAGAACAGCTCCATATGTATTTCCAAACTCATCTTCTTTCAATTGAAACGCTGCGTGAGTTTGCTGCCATCTTAGCTCGTGAAATGAAACAAAAAGCATCTGATGTAAAGGTTACATTCCCTTGGTTCTTTACTAAATCAAGCCCTTCTATGAAGAAAGAAGGAATGGCTCACGCAGATGTAACATTTGATGTTAGCTTTAATGAAGAAACAGGTTACACATCAAAGATTACTTTAGTTGCTGCTGTAACTACTTTATGTCCTTGTTCAAAAGAAATTAGTGAGTACAGTGCGCACAACCAGCGCGGCTTTGTAACGATGAGTGCTGTGGTGGATGACGTGGAAGATATTGATTGGAAGCAAGCGCTGCTTGAAGCAGCAGAAAGTAATGCCAGCTCCATTCTTTACCCTGTATTAAAGAGACCTGATGAAAAAGCTGTTACAGAACATGCATATGAGAATCCTCGTTTTGTAGAAGATCTTGTTCGCCTTGTAGCTAGTGATCTTTATGAAAATGAAGCGATTCGTTCATTTGAAATTGAGTGCCGTAATGAAGAATCGATTCACCAGCATGATGCAATCGCACAGCTTTCTTTCTCTAAAGAATAA
- the proC gene encoding pyrroline-5-carboxylate reductase has protein sequence MLTNKTITFLGAGAMAEAIIGGLIRNQIVDPHNIIATNLSDTNKLEKLKMRYNIQTTTSRTWAVEQAEIIVLAMKPKNIEEAVREIKEKVNNDKLIISVIAGIPSSYIEDLSGTKSRVVRTMPNTSAKVGASATAICAGRYSTSDDLETVSLLFSAVGTVTVVPEEKMDAVTGVAGSGPAYFYYLIEAMEKAAVESGLTSEEATALITQTVVGVGKRLQDTSKSSRELYEEVMSPNGTTEAGITLLSERNGQDAMHDAILKAIARSKELGSVFTESK, from the coding sequence ATGTTAACTAATAAAACGATTACTTTTTTAGGTGCAGGTGCCATGGCAGAGGCAATCATTGGCGGACTTATACGAAACCAAATCGTAGACCCACATAACATCATTGCCACAAACCTGTCAGATACAAATAAGCTCGAAAAATTAAAAATGAGATACAACATTCAAACAACCACAAGCCGTACATGGGCTGTGGAACAAGCGGAAATTATTGTTTTAGCGATGAAACCTAAAAATATTGAAGAAGCTGTACGAGAAATTAAAGAGAAAGTAAATAACGATAAGCTGATTATTTCAGTTATTGCAGGGATCCCTTCTAGTTATATTGAGGATTTATCTGGCACAAAGAGCAGAGTGGTTCGGACGATGCCAAATACTTCTGCTAAAGTAGGAGCATCAGCAACCGCCATCTGTGCTGGCAGATATTCAACAAGTGATGACTTAGAAACGGTGTCGCTATTATTTTCAGCTGTAGGTACGGTAACTGTCGTTCCAGAAGAAAAAATGGATGCTGTCACCGGCGTAGCCGGCAGCGGCCCTGCTTACTTTTATTATCTCATTGAAGCGATGGAGAAGGCGGCTGTTGAGAGTGGATTAACAAGTGAGGAAGCGACAGCTTTAATTACGCAAACAGTTGTCGGAGTTGGAAAACGACTTCAAGACACATCAAAATCATCTCGGGAATTATATGAGGAAGTGATGAGTCCAAACGGAACAACGGAAGCTGGCATCACGCTTTTAAGTGAACGTAATGGCCAGGATGCCATGCATGATGCTATCTTAAAAGCCATTGCCCGTTCGAAGGAATTAGGATCTGTGTTTACAGAATCAAAATAA
- the proB gene encoding glutamate 5-kinase, protein MNRQRLVMKVGSSSLTGANGSLCLTKLREHVRAIAYAKKLGHEVVLVSSGAIAAGFSALGYPSRPSTTAGKQAAAAVGQGLLMQAYLAEFAAHDLTAAQLLLTREDFKDQKRYQNALQTLTELLKRSAIPIINENDSTSIEELTFGDNDMLSALVSGFIHADALCMITDVNGLYDSNPNQNPNAKKFHYIPEVTEDLFAYAGDSGSKVGTGGMKSKLMAAKTATPFGVNVFIGKSSGETTLEDLLLGKGDGTYIGSFKHASVMPASKQWLAVHSEASGQIKIDKGAERALLFEGKSLLPVGVVDVIGRFHENDVVEIVNEKNAVIGKGQTTLSASDLMLIKGMQSNQANEQIKLTKPVAIHRDQWVPLTKERI, encoded by the coding sequence ATGAACCGTCAACGATTAGTTATGAAAGTAGGAAGCAGCTCCCTTACAGGCGCTAATGGCTCGCTATGTCTGACAAAATTACGCGAGCATGTCAGGGCCATTGCTTATGCAAAAAAACTTGGCCATGAAGTCGTATTAGTATCTTCTGGGGCAATAGCGGCAGGTTTTTCTGCGCTCGGTTATCCATCCCGTCCTTCCACAACAGCAGGCAAACAAGCTGCTGCTGCAGTTGGTCAAGGATTGTTAATGCAAGCTTATCTTGCAGAATTTGCAGCACACGATCTTACAGCTGCTCAGCTGCTTTTAACTAGAGAAGACTTTAAAGATCAGAAGCGTTACCAAAATGCCTTGCAAACGTTAACTGAATTATTGAAGCGTTCAGCTATTCCGATCATTAATGAAAACGACTCAACTTCGATAGAAGAGTTAACTTTCGGTGATAATGACATGCTTTCCGCTCTAGTCAGCGGGTTTATACATGCCGATGCCCTTTGTATGATTACGGATGTGAATGGTCTATATGATTCCAATCCAAATCAAAACCCTAACGCTAAAAAGTTTCACTATATTCCTGAAGTAACTGAAGACCTTTTCGCTTATGCAGGTGATTCAGGGTCTAAGGTCGGCACAGGTGGAATGAAATCTAAACTAATGGCAGCTAAGACAGCTACCCCTTTTGGAGTGAATGTGTTTATCGGAAAATCCAGCGGGGAGACAACACTTGAAGATCTCTTGCTAGGTAAAGGTGATGGAACGTATATTGGATCATTCAAACATGCGAGCGTTATGCCCGCTTCTAAACAATGGCTGGCAGTGCACTCTGAGGCATCTGGCCAAATCAAAATCGATAAAGGAGCAGAGCGAGCCTTGCTTTTTGAAGGCAAAAGCCTGCTGCCAGTTGGTGTAGTAGACGTTATTGGACGTTTTCACGAAAATGATGTCGTTGAAATTGTAAATGAAAAAAATGCAGTCATTGGCAAAGGACAAACGACACTGTCTGCTAGTGATTTAATGTTGATTAAAGGCATGCAAAGCAATCAAGCCAATGAACAAATCAAGCTGACTAAACCAGTGGCCATTCACCGTGATCAGTGGGTCCCACTCACAAAGGAGAGAATCTAG
- a CDS encoding NAD(P)/FAD-dependent oxidoreductase, producing the protein MKKESPIIILGAGLTGLFAAQELKKKGIPSLLIEKGRSVGGRMATRRIQGGRADHGAQFFTARSDVMKSLVDSWMEEGTVNEWTKGFHQMDLGGQVHLEADGYPRYVGSTGMNALTKSLVDENDILLNHRAVHLDYQKQQWQLEVINEQDSVTETIQAAGIISTIPIPQVLTWMNLELLESDIKMELANITYDPCICLMVTLRNVSRIPPKGGIQGDGNVAFIGDNQQKGISTKPIITIHASGEWSSNNFDAADDEVTSSLLKQVESLISPNEVEEVQVKRWRYAKPRSLYPDRVLATTYPSPIVFAGDCFKEGKVEGAVLSGMEAGKRMSRYLKK; encoded by the coding sequence ATGAAAAAAGAATCACCTATTATTATTCTAGGGGCAGGGTTAACAGGACTATTTGCTGCACAAGAATTAAAAAAGAAAGGCATCCCGTCTCTTCTCATTGAAAAAGGGAGAAGTGTAGGGGGCAGGATGGCTACAAGAAGAATCCAAGGCGGTAGAGCCGATCATGGAGCTCAATTTTTTACAGCAAGATCAGATGTTATGAAAAGTTTAGTAGACAGCTGGATGGAAGAGGGCACTGTTAATGAGTGGACAAAGGGCTTTCACCAAATGGACCTAGGCGGTCAAGTTCATCTAGAGGCAGATGGTTATCCGCGGTATGTAGGCTCAACTGGTATGAACGCGCTTACAAAATCACTTGTTGATGAGAATGATATTCTTTTAAATCATCGTGCTGTTCATCTTGATTATCAAAAGCAACAATGGCAGTTGGAAGTCATAAATGAGCAGGATTCTGTAACAGAAACAATACAAGCGGCAGGAATTATATCAACCATTCCGATCCCTCAAGTCCTCACCTGGATGAACCTCGAGCTGTTAGAAAGTGATATAAAGATGGAGCTTGCAAATATTACGTATGATCCTTGCATTTGTTTGATGGTTACGTTAAGAAATGTCAGCAGAATTCCTCCTAAGGGCGGTATACAGGGAGATGGAAATGTAGCTTTTATAGGAGACAATCAACAAAAAGGAATATCGACCAAACCGATCATTACGATCCATGCCTCAGGAGAATGGAGTTCTAACAATTTCGATGCTGCCGATGACGAGGTCACTTCATCCTTATTAAAGCAAGTAGAATCACTCATCTCTCCTAATGAAGTAGAAGAAGTACAAGTGAAGAGGTGGAGGTATGCAAAGCCACGGTCACTATATCCAGACAGGGTGCTTGCTACAACATATCCGAGTCCTATAGTGTTTGCAGGAGATTGCTTTAAAGAAGGGAAAGTAGAAGGCGCTGTATTATCTGGAATGGAAGCAGGAAAACGAATGAGCAGGTACTTAAAGAAATAG
- a CDS encoding aspartate kinase: protein MKVAKFGGSSVASAEQIKKVAAIVSEDSERKIVVVSAPGKRDSSDTKVTDLLIHLGETYLSNGEVELALQAVVERYASIAEGLGLGGSIIATIEADLRERLTFDRNRPGSFMDLIKASGEDNNAKLIASYLQSVGLPAKYVNPKDAGLLVSDEPGNAQVLLEAYDHLKELRNTDEIIVFPGFFGYSKEGTLVTFPRGGSDITGSILAAGVEADLYENFTDVDSVFAANPNVVSEPVKIKKMTYREMRELSYAGFSVFHDEALIPAFRKGIPVCVKNTNNPSSSGTMIIAEREYFLNPVIGIAADEGFSTIYVRKYLMNREVGFGRRLLQIIEDEGLSYEHIPSGIDDTSVILRQCQLTHEIEERIVERIRMELGADDVYIEKDFAMIMIVGEGMHNTVGVSARMTAALARANVNIEMINQGSSEVSLVIGIHEKDTDRAVRELYAEFFGAAVEVVQ from the coding sequence ATGAAGGTAGCTAAATTTGGGGGAAGTTCCGTAGCTAGTGCAGAACAAATCAAAAAAGTAGCAGCAATTGTATCAGAGGATTCTGAGCGGAAAATTGTTGTCGTTTCTGCACCTGGAAAAAGAGATAGCAGCGACACGAAAGTTACAGATTTACTTATTCATTTAGGTGAAACATACCTGTCGAATGGCGAGGTAGAATTAGCCCTACAAGCCGTTGTAGAACGCTATGCTTCCATTGCCGAGGGTCTTGGTTTAGGGGGCAGTATTATTGCCACAATCGAAGCTGATCTCCGTGAGAGGTTAACATTTGACAGGAATCGTCCTGGGTCATTTATGGACTTAATTAAAGCTAGCGGCGAGGATAATAATGCTAAATTAATTGCGTCATACTTACAAAGTGTGGGCTTACCTGCAAAATATGTTAATCCTAAAGATGCAGGTTTATTAGTAAGTGATGAGCCTGGAAATGCTCAAGTGCTTCTAGAAGCTTACGATCATTTAAAAGAGCTGCGTAACACTGATGAAATCATTGTTTTCCCAGGTTTCTTTGGCTACTCAAAAGAAGGGACTCTTGTAACGTTCCCACGAGGCGGATCTGATATTACTGGTTCGATCTTAGCGGCCGGTGTGGAAGCTGACTTATATGAGAATTTTACAGACGTAGATTCTGTTTTTGCAGCGAACCCAAATGTCGTTTCAGAACCTGTGAAAATCAAGAAAATGACATATCGAGAAATGCGCGAGCTCTCGTATGCCGGATTTTCAGTTTTCCATGATGAAGCCTTAATTCCTGCATTCAGAAAAGGAATTCCTGTTTGTGTGAAAAATACCAACAATCCATCTTCCTCTGGAACGATGATTATCGCCGAACGAGAATATTTTCTAAATCCTGTAATTGGAATTGCGGCAGATGAAGGCTTTTCAACCATTTACGTTCGTAAATACTTAATGAATAGAGAAGTGGGCTTTGGACGAAGGCTTCTGCAAATTATTGAAGATGAAGGCTTGTCCTATGAACATATTCCATCGGGAATTGACGATACATCTGTCATTCTGAGACAATGTCAGTTAACTCATGAGATTGAAGAGCGGATCGTTGAACGTATCAGAATGGAACTTGGGGCAGATGATGTGTATATTGAAAAGGATTTTGCAATGATTATGATTGTCGGAGAAGGGATGCACAATACAGTTGGCGTGTCAGCTCGTATGACTGCTGCTCTGGCCCGTGCTAATGTGAATATTGAGATGATTAACCAAGGATCTTCTGAAGTGAGCTTAGTTATTGGGATTCATGAAAAAGATACAGACCGTGCAGTACGAGAACTGTATGCTGAATTTTTCGGTGCTGCAGTTGAAGTCGTTCAATAA
- a CDS encoding SDR family NAD(P)-dependent oxidoreductase has product MSEFTRLENKVLWITGASSGLGRQLAIDAAAAGAVLVLLARNEAKLKEVQQVIQETSGRAHIYTLDISKTEDIEASVKNIFEKVQRVDILINNAGFGVFDYADRMNSADTKEMFDVNVLGLIEMTRAVLPLMKEANQGHIINVASQAGKLATPKSSVYAATKHAVLGYTNALRLELEDTSLHVTAVNPGPIRTPFFDRADEDGSYVANIEKFMLTPEYVSKEILKVIEKPKREINLPKWMGFGSKLYQLMPGVVEKLAGSKLRQK; this is encoded by the coding sequence ATGAGTGAGTTTACACGTCTAGAAAACAAAGTATTATGGATAACAGGTGCATCAAGCGGTCTAGGAAGACAATTAGCTATAGATGCGGCAGCCGCTGGTGCGGTCCTGGTGTTATTAGCTAGAAATGAAGCTAAGCTTAAAGAGGTGCAGCAAGTCATCCAAGAAACTTCCGGTCGAGCTCATATTTATACACTTGATATTAGCAAAACCGAGGACATAGAAGCAAGTGTCAAAAACATATTCGAAAAAGTCCAAAGAGTTGATATACTTATTAATAATGCTGGCTTTGGGGTATTTGATTATGCAGATCGAATGAATTCAGCGGATACGAAAGAAATGTTTGATGTGAATGTTCTTGGACTGATTGAAATGACGAGAGCGGTACTTCCATTAATGAAAGAAGCGAATCAAGGTCATATCATCAATGTCGCCTCTCAAGCAGGGAAACTCGCAACACCTAAATCAAGTGTATATGCTGCTACAAAGCATGCAGTATTAGGATACACGAATGCTCTTCGTCTTGAGCTAGAAGATACAAGTCTTCATGTAACAGCTGTGAACCCTGGTCCGATTCGTACTCCTTTTTTTGACCGGGCTGATGAGGATGGGAGCTATGTGGCTAATATTGAAAAGTTCATGCTGACCCCGGAATACGTATCAAAAGAAATTTTAAAAGTGATTGAAAAGCCAAAACGGGAAATTAATCTTCCGAAATGGATGGGGTTTGGATCAAAACTATACCAGTTGATGCCTGGTGTGGTAGAGAAGCTTGCGGGCAGTAAATTACGACAGAAATAA
- the asnB gene encoding asparagine synthase (glutamine-hydrolyzing): MCGITGWIDWRRDMRKEEAEVLKMAETLNRRGPDDMNVWTSKHVGFGHARLIVVDPEGGIQPMSRTYKNKTYTICYNGELYNTEDIRKELLSAGHDFSGHSDTEVLLKSYIEWGYQCLEKLNGIFAFAIWNDQDESLFMARDRLGVKPLFYTVRNGCLLFGSELKALLAHRDIEPVVDREGIAEIMGLGPSRTPGHGVFKDINELRPAHMLIYDRNGAKISRYWTLKSKPHPHSMEETAAHIRELMEDIVERQLFADVPVGLFLSGGVDSSALTALAAKVHDKQGLGAVRSYSVDYDENDKYFKANDFQPNADGPWIKLVSDSFKTKHYNAIISIDELANQLKEAVRVRDLPGMADIDSSLLWFCREIKKDVTVGLSGECADEIFGGYPWFHKPEIMNVDMFPWMRSIDERQDLLNEKWQKKINLKRYVYDRYKETISETPRFNGDTKEEARRREISYLNIIWFMTNLLDRKDRMSMGASLEVRVPFSDHRLVEYVWNIPWEMKQLGGREKGILRKSLEGLLPDEILYRKKSPYPKTHHPSYTEAVQKGIQEILAQDDSPIFEFINKEKLREIADSGGLSTGTPYFGQLMAGPQLLAHFIQMDFWLREYGVKIEG, from the coding sequence ATGTGTGGTATTACTGGGTGGATTGACTGGCGGCGCGATATGAGAAAAGAAGAAGCGGAAGTATTAAAGATGGCTGAAACCCTCAATAGAAGGGGTCCAGATGATATGAATGTGTGGACTTCTAAGCATGTGGGCTTTGGTCACGCAAGACTTATTGTTGTTGACCCAGAAGGCGGAATACAGCCGATGAGCAGAACGTATAAAAATAAAACCTATACGATATGTTATAACGGTGAATTATACAATACAGAAGATATTCGTAAAGAGCTGCTATCAGCTGGTCATGACTTTAGCGGCCATTCCGACACTGAGGTATTATTGAAGTCCTATATTGAATGGGGTTATCAATGCCTCGAGAAATTAAATGGAATTTTTGCATTTGCTATTTGGAATGATCAAGATGAAAGTCTGTTTATGGCAAGAGATAGACTTGGAGTGAAGCCCCTGTTTTACACAGTACGAAACGGATGTTTACTATTTGGTTCGGAGTTGAAAGCACTCCTGGCTCACCGTGATATAGAGCCTGTTGTTGACAGGGAAGGTATTGCAGAAATTATGGGGCTAGGACCGTCGCGAACACCTGGCCATGGGGTGTTCAAAGATATAAATGAGCTTCGTCCTGCTCACATGTTAATTTATGACCGGAATGGTGCGAAAATCAGCCGTTACTGGACACTTAAAAGTAAACCCCACCCCCATTCAATGGAGGAAACCGCTGCACATATCCGTGAATTAATGGAGGATATTGTAGAGAGGCAATTATTTGCTGATGTACCAGTCGGTTTATTTTTATCTGGGGGGGTAGATTCAAGTGCATTAACAGCTCTAGCTGCAAAGGTACATGATAAGCAAGGCTTGGGTGCCGTTCGGAGTTATTCGGTTGATTATGATGAAAATGATAAATACTTTAAAGCAAATGATTTTCAGCCAAATGCAGATGGACCCTGGATAAAGCTCGTTTCTGATTCATTTAAAACAAAGCATTATAATGCCATTATTTCTATTGATGAACTAGCAAATCAACTGAAAGAAGCTGTTCGGGTACGGGATTTACCGGGCATGGCAGATATAGATTCATCTCTTCTATGGTTTTGTAGGGAAATAAAGAAAGATGTGACAGTGGGGCTCTCTGGCGAGTGTGCGGATGAAATTTTCGGAGGATACCCGTGGTTTCATAAACCTGAGATCATGAATGTTGATATGTTTCCATGGATGCGCTCCATTGATGAGCGGCAAGATTTATTAAATGAAAAATGGCAGAAGAAAATTAATTTAAAAAGATATGTGTACGACAGGTATAAAGAAACGATCTCTGAAACTCCAAGATTTAATGGTGACACGAAAGAAGAAGCACGAAGGAGAGAGATCTCTTATTTAAATATCATTTGGTTTATGACCAATTTATTAGATAGAAAAGATCGTATGAGTATGGGGGCAAGTCTTGAAGTTCGTGTTCCATTTTCAGATCACCGCTTAGTTGAGTATGTATGGAATATCCCGTGGGAGATGAAACAATTAGGCGGAAGAGAAAAAGGAATTCTGCGAAAATCATTAGAGGGCTTATTGCCAGATGAGATTTTGTATCGAAAGAAAAGTCCTTATCCTAAGACCCATCACCCGAGCTACACAGAAGCTGTTCAAAAAGGGATCCAAGAGATTCTGGCTCAAGATGACTCGCCCATTTTTGAATTTATTAATAAAGAAAAGCTGAGAGAAATAGCTGATAGCGGAGGGCTTTCAACAGGCACCCCTTATTTTGGGCAGTTGATGGCAGGACCGCAGCTTTTAGCGCATTTTATTCAGATGGACTTTTGGCTGAGAGAGTACGGAGTCAAAATAGAAGGATAA
- a CDS encoding ion transporter: MENNPAEQQVPPLVALAQRIVFHKAFTPTIITLIIINAIIVGLETYPTVYQGYNDWFYAADLALLWIFTIEITLRFIAARPTKSFFKSSWNWFDLLIVLAGHVFAGAHFVTVLRILRVLRVLRAISVIPSLRRLVDALLMTIPALGNIMILMGIIFYIFAVIGTMLFASVAPEYFGNLQLSLLTLFQVVTLESWASGVMRPIFAEVWWSWIYFVIFILVGTFIVFNLFIGVIVNNVEKANEEELKSELDDKEADTKEELASLRNEVAEMKDLIKQMHKQQTKKG, encoded by the coding sequence ATGGAAAACAATCCAGCCGAACAACAAGTTCCACCATTAGTAGCCTTAGCTCAGCGTATCGTCTTTCATAAGGCCTTTACCCCAACTATTATTACCTTGATTATCATTAATGCCATTATTGTAGGCCTTGAAACATATCCTACTGTTTATCAAGGTTATAATGATTGGTTCTACGCAGCAGATTTAGCCTTACTTTGGATATTTACAATTGAGATTACACTGCGTTTTATCGCAGCGAGACCGACTAAATCTTTTTTTAAAAGCAGCTGGAACTGGTTTGATTTATTAATCGTTCTTGCCGGTCATGTCTTTGCCGGTGCTCATTTTGTAACGGTTCTTCGTATCCTGCGCGTTCTTCGCGTATTACGTGCCATTTCTGTCATTCCTTCTCTGCGTCGTTTAGTCGATGCTTTGCTGATGACCATCCCGGCTTTAGGAAACATTATGATCCTGATGGGAATTATTTTCTATATTTTTGCTGTGATTGGAACGATGTTATTTGCTTCTGTAGCACCTGAGTACTTTGGTAACTTACAGCTTTCTTTATTAACATTATTCCAAGTTGTTACACTTGAATCTTGGGCAAGCGGTGTCATGAGGCCGATTTTTGCAGAGGTTTGGTGGTCTTGGATTTATTTTGTCATCTTTATTTTAGTAGGGACATTTATTGTCTTTAACTTATTTATCGGTGTTATCGTTAATAACGTTGAAAAAGCAAACGAAGAAGAACTCAAATCAGAATTAGATGATAAAGAGGCAGATACAAAAGAAGAGCTTGCTTCTCTGCGTAATGAAGTAGCAGAGATGAAAGACCTCATTAAACAAATGCATAAACAGCAAACAAAAAAAGGGTAA